Proteins found in one Microbacterium sp. LWS13-1.2 genomic segment:
- a CDS encoding HAMP domain-containing sensor histidine kinase, whose translation MTVSTDALLFSAGAAAATGIVGAALVLALARVRVAAAAVVAPLVVVLSIAVGVVVGAASMLLTAGDMTGLLLVLLASVPAALAAGIVIAARIQSAARAAERAAAAAETERRVEGQRRDLVAWISHDLRTPLAGIRATAEGIHDGVLPDTAAAATTIQRNAERMSDMVDDLLTLSRLQAPSVALERTDVDVGDLVSDTVASLRPLADAGGVTLSGRAETGARARVAAPELRRAVANLVANGIRHSPSGSMVETTVELHDGAFRIAVADACGGIAADDLPHVFETGWRGSAARPTDAGAGLGLAIVRGVADAHRGSATVRNATAGCVFELELPLRSAV comes from the coding sequence ATGACCGTCTCGACGGACGCCCTGCTGTTCTCCGCCGGCGCCGCGGCGGCGACCGGCATCGTCGGCGCGGCGCTGGTGCTGGCGCTCGCCCGCGTGCGCGTGGCGGCCGCCGCCGTCGTCGCCCCGCTGGTGGTCGTGCTGTCGATCGCGGTGGGCGTCGTCGTCGGCGCCGCCTCGATGCTCCTCACCGCCGGCGACATGACCGGCCTGCTGCTCGTGCTGCTCGCCAGCGTGCCGGCCGCCCTCGCCGCCGGCATCGTCATCGCCGCCCGCATCCAGTCCGCCGCACGCGCCGCCGAGCGCGCCGCCGCGGCCGCCGAGACGGAGCGCCGGGTCGAGGGACAGCGACGCGACCTCGTGGCGTGGATCTCGCACGACCTGCGCACACCGCTCGCCGGCATCCGTGCGACCGCCGAGGGCATCCACGACGGCGTGCTGCCCGACACCGCCGCGGCCGCCACCACGATCCAGCGCAACGCAGAGCGCATGAGCGACATGGTGGACGACCTCCTCACGCTCTCCCGGCTGCAGGCGCCGTCGGTCGCGCTGGAACGCACCGACGTCGATGTCGGCGACCTCGTGTCCGACACCGTGGCCTCCTTGCGTCCCCTCGCCGATGCCGGCGGCGTCACGCTGTCGGGACGCGCCGAGACCGGCGCGCGCGCGCGGGTGGCCGCCCCCGAGCTGCGCCGGGCCGTGGCGAATCTGGTGGCCAACGGCATCCGTCACTCGCCGTCCGGCTCGATGGTGGAGACCACCGTCGAACTGCACGACGGCGCATTCCGCATCGCGGTCGCGGACGCGTGCGGCGGCATCGCCGCGGACGACCTGCCGCACGTCTTCGAGACAGGGTGGCGTGGCAGCGCGGCACGGCCGACGGATGCCGGCGCCGGGCTCGGCCTCGCGATCGTCCGCGGCGTCGCCGACGCGCATCGCGGCTCCGCCACCGTCCGCAATGCGACGGCAGGATGCGTGTTCGAACTGGAGCTGCCTCTGCGCTCCGCGGTGTGA
- a CDS encoding PadR family transcriptional regulator, with translation MADRELSTTGYLILGLLADHDWSAYQLAEQLGRGVAELWPSADRGRYAVLNRLSEEGFVQTRQERTGKRARTIYSITAAGREALAAWLSTPVRPPTLEFEGMVRVLLADQGSVEDLRRTLAQTKERALANREMFARYAAYISVTGGTFPERRHLFALANTFMIGHYEHIVAWADWAEDQIASWPDTVTPATTHGDQVREMLAPGRDALQGDAPEA, from the coding sequence GTGGCCGATCGCGAACTCTCGACCACGGGCTACCTCATCCTGGGCCTCCTGGCCGACCACGACTGGTCGGCGTATCAGCTCGCCGAGCAGCTCGGTCGCGGTGTCGCGGAGCTGTGGCCATCGGCCGACCGCGGCCGCTATGCCGTCCTGAATCGCCTCAGCGAGGAGGGTTTCGTGCAGACCCGGCAGGAGCGCACCGGCAAGCGGGCCCGGACGATCTACTCGATCACCGCGGCCGGCCGCGAGGCGCTCGCCGCCTGGCTGAGCACGCCCGTGCGTCCGCCGACCCTCGAGTTCGAGGGGATGGTGCGGGTCCTGCTCGCCGACCAGGGGTCGGTCGAGGATCTCCGCCGCACGCTCGCGCAGACGAAGGAGCGGGCTCTTGCCAACCGAGAGATGTTCGCCCGCTACGCCGCATACATCAGCGTCACAGGTGGCACGTTCCCCGAGCGCCGCCACCTCTTCGCGCTCGCGAACACCTTCATGATCGGCCACTACGAGCACATCGTCGCGTGGGCGGACTGGGCCGAGGACCAGATCGCGTCGTGGCCCGACACGGTGACCCCCGCCACTACGCACGGCGACCAGGTGCGCGAGATGCTCGCCCCCGGACGCGACGCCCTACAGGGCGACGCCCCGGAGGCCTGA
- the dcd gene encoding dCTP deaminase: MLLSDRDIRLEIDAGRIGLDPWDPAMVQPSSVDVRLDRYFRLFDNHKYPFIDPAEDQPELTRLIEVDPSEPFILHPGEFALGSTFEQISLPDDIAARLEGKSSLGRLGLLTHSTAGFIDPGFTGHVTLELSNVATLPIKLWPGMKIGQVCYFRLTSPAESPYGSGPYGNRYQGQRGPTASRSFQNFHRTNVGDRDAGSRGS; this comes from the coding sequence GTGCTGCTCAGTGACCGCGACATCCGGCTCGAGATCGACGCGGGACGCATCGGGCTCGATCCGTGGGACCCGGCGATGGTGCAGCCCTCCAGCGTCGACGTGCGGCTCGACCGGTACTTCCGTCTCTTCGACAACCACAAGTACCCGTTCATCGATCCGGCCGAGGACCAGCCCGAGCTCACGCGGCTCATCGAGGTCGACCCCTCCGAGCCGTTCATCCTGCACCCCGGCGAGTTCGCGCTCGGGTCCACGTTCGAGCAGATCTCGCTCCCCGACGACATCGCGGCCCGTCTCGAGGGCAAGTCGTCGCTCGGTCGTCTCGGCCTGCTGACGCACTCGACCGCCGGCTTCATCGACCCGGGGTTCACGGGTCACGTCACGCTCGAGCTGTCGAACGTCGCGACGCTCCCGATCAAGCTGTGGCCGGGCATGAAGATCGGGCAGGTCTGCTACTTCCGGCTCACCTCGCCCGCCGAGAGCCCCTACGGCTCCGGTCCCTATGGCAACCGGTATCAGGGTCAGCGGGGGCCCACGGCATCGCGCTCGTTCCAGAACTTCCACCGCACGAACGTGGGGGACAGGGATGCCGGGAGCCGCGGCTCCTGA
- a CDS encoding nucleotide disphospho-sugar-binding domain-containing protein, with protein sequence MATVLFCPVTFNLAETTRMIQVARAMDPVHRIVFMGYEDDYVGLISEAGFEYVSCTPVFTSRERDQLIAFDQGKTLKSPLTRELVGARVDVERQLIREHSAAAVVTGSNLTSYISARAEQVPLFYPVPFALTEPQVRQARHLFLVGGRGRVSRFADLLATAAFRWIYTKAPLAPGAFAQVAADNGVPPLRTVASLITADRNLITEMPWELHGFTLPDGFERVGPIFAHIDAPLPEIVEQLAAAAEPLVYLGLGSSANRELALRAARALGTLPVNVVAPIAHYLEPGDDLPPNVHVTDLLPAHRLGGLVDAAVLHGGQGTVQTACANGIPFVGMGLQPEQTWHVRMCEKRGHAIAIPPKRAGSPEFLDAVRRVLSDPGIRSVARDVQRAYADEDGAAASARIIEASL encoded by the coding sequence ATGGCGACCGTTCTCTTCTGCCCGGTGACGTTCAACCTGGCCGAGACCACGCGCATGATCCAGGTCGCACGAGCCATGGATCCCGTGCACCGGATCGTCTTCATGGGCTACGAGGACGACTACGTCGGACTCATCAGCGAGGCGGGGTTCGAGTACGTCTCGTGCACGCCGGTGTTCACCTCGCGCGAGCGGGACCAGCTGATCGCTTTCGACCAGGGCAAGACGCTCAAAAGCCCGCTGACGCGCGAGCTCGTGGGCGCCCGCGTCGACGTCGAACGGCAGCTCATCCGCGAGCATTCCGCCGCCGCCGTCGTGACGGGATCGAACCTGACGTCGTACATCTCGGCCCGCGCCGAGCAGGTGCCGCTCTTCTACCCGGTGCCGTTCGCGCTGACCGAGCCGCAGGTGCGGCAGGCGCGCCACCTGTTCCTCGTCGGCGGGCGCGGGCGCGTGTCTCGGTTCGCTGATCTGCTGGCCACGGCGGCCTTCCGGTGGATCTACACGAAAGCTCCGCTCGCGCCTGGGGCGTTCGCCCAGGTCGCCGCGGACAACGGCGTGCCGCCGCTGCGCACGGTCGCCTCCCTCATCACCGCGGACCGGAACCTGATCACCGAGATGCCGTGGGAGCTCCACGGCTTCACCCTGCCCGACGGCTTCGAGCGCGTGGGTCCGATCTTCGCCCACATCGACGCTCCGCTTCCCGAGATCGTCGAGCAGCTCGCAGCGGCCGCCGAGCCGCTGGTCTATCTCGGGCTCGGCTCGTCGGCCAACCGCGAACTCGCCCTGCGTGCGGCCCGCGCGCTCGGCACGCTGCCCGTGAACGTCGTCGCCCCGATCGCCCACTACCTCGAACCGGGTGACGACCTTCCGCCGAACGTCCACGTCACCGACCTCCTCCCCGCTCACCGTCTCGGCGGTCTCGTCGACGCGGCGGTGCTCCACGGTGGACAGGGAACCGTCCAGACGGCGTGCGCCAACGGCATCCCCTTTGTCGGAATGGGGCTGCAGCCCGAGCAGACCTGGCACGTGCGCATGTGCGAGAAGCGCGGACACGCCATCGCGATCCCACCGAAGCGTGCCGGATCGCCCGAGTTCCTCGACGCCGTGCGCCGCGTGCTGTCCGACCCCGGCATCCGCTCCGTCGCCCGAGACGTGCAGCGGGCGTACGCAGACGAGGACGGAGCCGCGGCCAGCGCGCGCATCATCGAGGCATCGCTCTGA
- a CDS encoding acyltransferase, whose product MPAIAAHEYSPWDFWREASVDERYAQLAIQHTLADGRADHSLGEQCFISELASIDNDSLRLGDRTYVAAGAYLTGHLLAGADCSINPYTVIRGRVTMGDGVRIGAHTSILGFNHSMESGTPVFRQPLTSKGIEIGDDVWIGSHVVILDGVRVGSQAVLAASAVVTKDVPAGAVVGGNPARFIRWRVEPDDTGVAPDAAADAAARGTDEGVGAGASVQVDAENAADERSPVSETGAAFAAAAAMRAIVSQAAAGDDGAMSADGPPTPSNQTFASVPDATSAPAGAAASAPDPASTGAEASAWVPAGAPTSSADDAAGLAERVAELAARAREEASALLQRSWDDDLELFADRPGAAPTVRAQGDAIEIADLLLGSAPPQTSAEAQIRRLQDWQDPATGAVAPLASDGRQEAGLGFSHGDVAYHVLSVGYALDLLGSAFPAPLTWVTAATPERVIAFCESLPWASDAWNAGHHIDGFGTALLWTRRAGHPIPAGVEEALFGWLVMNADPHTGMWGSPSADGGLLPVVNGFYRASRGTFAQFGMPLPYPERVIDTALRHTRDPRWFAVGARNACNVLDVAHPLWLTRATGYRSDEVRDLAARLLSDAVSTWAPGAGFSFREPAPATRGLAETEPGLQGTEMWLAILWYLADLAGVSDALGYRPRGVHRPEPAAALR is encoded by the coding sequence ATGCCAGCGATCGCCGCCCACGAGTACTCGCCCTGGGACTTCTGGCGCGAAGCGTCTGTCGATGAACGCTATGCGCAGCTCGCGATCCAGCACACGCTCGCGGACGGCCGCGCCGATCACTCGCTCGGCGAGCAGTGCTTCATCTCGGAGCTCGCATCGATCGACAACGACTCGCTGCGTCTGGGTGACCGCACGTACGTCGCAGCCGGCGCGTACCTCACAGGTCACCTGCTCGCCGGTGCCGACTGCAGCATCAATCCGTACACGGTGATCCGCGGACGCGTGACGATGGGCGACGGCGTGCGCATCGGCGCGCACACGTCGATCCTCGGCTTCAACCACTCGATGGAATCCGGCACGCCGGTCTTCCGCCAGCCGCTCACCTCCAAGGGCATCGAGATCGGCGACGACGTGTGGATCGGCTCGCACGTCGTCATCCTCGACGGCGTCCGGGTCGGGTCTCAGGCGGTGCTCGCCGCCAGCGCCGTCGTCACCAAGGACGTGCCCGCCGGCGCCGTCGTCGGCGGCAACCCCGCCCGGTTCATCCGCTGGCGCGTCGAGCCGGACGACACCGGGGTCGCGCCGGACGCGGCTGCCGACGCGGCGGCACGCGGCACGGACGAGGGTGTCGGTGCGGGTGCGAGTGTCCAGGTGGATGCGGAGAACGCGGCCGACGAGCGCTCCCCCGTCAGCGAGACCGGCGCAGCCTTCGCCGCCGCGGCCGCCATGCGTGCAATCGTGTCGCAGGCCGCGGCCGGCGACGACGGTGCAATGAGCGCCGACGGCCCCCCGACCCCCTCCAACCAGACGTTTGCCTCGGTCCCCGACGCAACCTCCGCCCCCGCCGGAGCGGCAGCGTCTGCTCCGGATCCGGCCTCGACTGGAGCCGAGGCGTCCGCCTGGGTCCCGGCCGGCGCACCGACGTCGAGCGCGGACGACGCCGCAGGCCTCGCGGAGCGGGTCGCCGAGTTGGCCGCACGCGCGCGGGAGGAGGCATCCGCTCTCCTCCAGCGCTCCTGGGACGACGACCTCGAGCTCTTCGCCGACCGCCCGGGAGCAGCGCCGACCGTGCGCGCGCAGGGCGATGCGATCGAGATCGCCGACCTGCTACTCGGCAGTGCCCCGCCACAGACCTCCGCGGAGGCGCAGATCCGACGGCTGCAAGACTGGCAGGATCCCGCGACCGGTGCGGTCGCACCCCTCGCTTCCGATGGTCGCCAGGAGGCGGGCCTCGGGTTCTCGCACGGCGATGTCGCGTACCACGTGCTGAGCGTGGGATACGCGCTCGATCTGCTGGGGTCGGCGTTTCCGGCTCCTCTCACCTGGGTGACGGCGGCCACTCCGGAACGGGTGATCGCGTTCTGCGAGAGTCTGCCGTGGGCCTCCGACGCGTGGAACGCCGGCCACCATATCGATGGCTTCGGCACCGCACTTCTGTGGACACGGCGTGCGGGCCATCCGATTCCGGCGGGTGTGGAGGAGGCGCTGTTCGGCTGGCTCGTCATGAACGCCGATCCCCACACCGGCATGTGGGGTTCGCCGAGCGCCGACGGCGGCCTGCTGCCCGTCGTGAACGGCTTCTACCGGGCGTCGCGCGGCACCTTCGCGCAGTTCGGGATGCCGCTCCCCTACCCCGAGCGCGTCATCGACACCGCGTTGCGCCATACACGCGACCCACGATGGTTCGCCGTTGGCGCGCGCAACGCGTGCAACGTGCTCGATGTCGCGCACCCGCTGTGGCTCACGCGCGCGACGGGCTATCGCAGCGACGAGGTGCGCGACCTCGCCGCGCGCCTGCTGTCGGACGCCGTGTCGACCTGGGCGCCGGGCGCCGGGTTCTCGTTCCGCGAGCCGGCTCCCGCGACCCGTGGCCTCGCCGAGACCGAGCCCGGCCTGCAGGGCACCGAGATGTGGCTCGCCATCCTCTGGTACCTCGCGGATCTCGCGGGCGTCTCGGATGCCCTCGGCTACCGCCCCCGCGGGGTGCACCGCCCCGAGCCGGCCGCGGCGCTCCGGTAG
- a CDS encoding class I SAM-dependent methyltransferase, whose translation MVDPMHFEASADDYAAARPPYPAGLWERLRTLGLLRPGATALDLGAGTGQATGPLLEAGLRVTAVEPGPRLAALLRAAHPAADVRVCRAEDVELAASAVDLVVAATSIHWMDVDVLLPKIYTILTPTGRLAVWRNVFGDADASTTPFRARIAEIIAARRAPPRPGPPAEDIDATIEALTTSGLFVVTDVSTYRWTLELDAAAIGRLFRTFSDWSAGEVEQAVEAVNDPGGTVTEHYSSWLVVLAPIERLSAQ comes from the coding sequence GTGGTGGACCCGATGCACTTCGAGGCGAGCGCCGACGACTACGCCGCGGCTCGGCCGCCGTACCCGGCCGGACTCTGGGAGCGACTGCGAACTCTCGGGCTCCTGCGGCCGGGCGCTACCGCGCTCGATCTCGGCGCCGGAACCGGTCAGGCGACCGGTCCGCTTCTGGAGGCAGGACTGCGGGTCACCGCCGTCGAACCCGGCCCGCGCCTCGCGGCCCTCCTGCGCGCGGCCCATCCCGCGGCCGATGTGCGGGTCTGCCGCGCGGAAGACGTCGAGCTCGCCGCCTCGGCCGTCGACCTCGTTGTGGCGGCGACGTCGATCCATTGGATGGATGTCGACGTCCTGCTACCGAAGATATATACGATACTCACGCCGACGGGCCGCCTCGCTGTGTGGCGCAACGTGTTCGGAGACGCCGACGCCTCCACCACGCCTTTTCGGGCGCGGATCGCTGAGATAATCGCCGCCCGTCGCGCGCCGCCGCGACCGGGTCCGCCTGCCGAGGACATCGATGCGACGATCGAGGCTCTGACGACGTCGGGCCTCTTCGTCGTGACGGATGTCTCCACCTACCGATGGACTCTCGAACTCGACGCGGCTGCGATCGGGCGTCTCTTCCGTACGTTCAGCGACTGGTCCGCCGGCGAGGTGGAGCAGGCGGTCGAGGCCGTGAACGATCCGGGCGGCACCGTCACCGAGCACTACTCGTCGTGGCTGGTGGTGCTCGCGCCGATCGAGCGGTTATCCGCGCAGTGA
- a CDS encoding HNH endonuclease, with amino-acid sequence MAVLRTGADADPQQAFGDRQPGVRIVVESAAITAIDERGDTRVTGVGHLEDGGHAVPGGVVEARLCDAGAIPVIWDPDGRPLDVGRQLRLFSRKQRIAIAARDGGCVWPSCSAPISQCEYHHIDHWWDHHGRTDVDDGVPLCRNCHLRLRLHNQR; translated from the coding sequence ATCGCGGTGCTCCGCACCGGTGCCGACGCCGACCCGCAACAGGCATTCGGCGACCGACAGCCAGGTGTGCGTATCGTCGTCGAGTCGGCGGCGATCACGGCCATCGACGAGCGGGGAGACACGCGGGTGACCGGCGTCGGTCATCTGGAAGACGGTGGGCACGCCGTGCCCGGCGGGGTCGTTGAGGCGCGTCTCTGCGATGCGGGCGCCATCCCGGTGATCTGGGACCCCGATGGTCGGCCGCTCGATGTCGGCCGCCAGCTGCGGCTGTTCAGCCGCAAGCAGCGGATCGCGATCGCTGCCCGCGACGGCGGGTGCGTCTGGCCGTCGTGCAGCGCGCCGATCTCTCAATGCGAGTACCACCACATCGACCATTGGTGGGATCACCACGGCCGCACCGATGTCGACGACGGCGTTCCCCTGTGCCGCAACTGCCACCTGCGCCTGCGCCTGCACAACCAGCGATAG
- a CDS encoding GrpB family protein yields MAVTVVPYSREWPEQFARVAADLRRAVADVPMLSIEHVGSTSVPGLAAKPVIDIDVVVRRADLPAAITALVAAGYTHRGDLGVADRESLAAPDDDPRRNVYVCIDGTLHLRNHLAVRRILRARPDLRDRYGAIKTELARDPAMDIGRYLALKSPVLQEVLALSDLTDAEKRAILAINGGT; encoded by the coding sequence ATGGCTGTCACCGTCGTTCCCTACTCGCGGGAGTGGCCGGAGCAGTTCGCGCGTGTGGCTGCGGACCTCAGGCGAGCGGTGGCGGATGTTCCGATGCTCTCGATCGAGCATGTCGGCTCGACATCGGTGCCGGGACTGGCCGCCAAGCCCGTCATCGACATCGATGTCGTCGTGCGGCGTGCGGATCTCCCGGCGGCGATCACGGCGCTCGTCGCCGCAGGCTACACGCATCGGGGCGACCTCGGCGTCGCCGACCGGGAGTCATTGGCCGCACCCGACGACGATCCGCGGCGGAACGTCTACGTCTGCATCGACGGTACGCTGCACCTGCGCAACCACCTCGCGGTACGCAGGATCCTCCGCGCGCGACCAGATCTCCGCGATCGCTATGGCGCCATCAAGACAGAACTCGCCCGCGACCCGGCGATGGACATCGGACGTTACCTCGCCCTCAAGTCGCCCGTGCTCCAAGAGGTGCTGGCCCTGTCCGACCTCACCGACGCCGAGAAGCGGGCGATCCTCGCAATCAACGGGGGCACCTGA
- a CDS encoding pyridoxamine 5'-phosphate oxidase family protein: MTFDPRDTAAFAAFVRAQGRAVVATVAPSGVPEAALVGMAALDDGTLIFDASDDSRKIHNLRENGRVAVVAGTDGDVTVQVEGVATIASDTSREFHGAAYNEQFAGSRALDQGFAVVVVRPDWVRVYDASARPAVVTEARW, from the coding sequence GTGACCTTCGACCCCCGCGACACCGCCGCATTCGCCGCCTTCGTCCGCGCGCAGGGCCGCGCAGTCGTGGCCACCGTCGCGCCCTCCGGCGTGCCGGAAGCGGCACTGGTCGGGATGGCGGCACTCGACGACGGAACGCTGATCTTCGATGCCTCCGACGACTCCCGCAAAATCCACAATCTGCGCGAGAACGGCCGCGTCGCTGTCGTCGCCGGCACGGATGGCGACGTGACCGTGCAGGTCGAGGGCGTCGCCACCATCGCCTCGGACACGTCGCGCGAATTCCACGGTGCCGCATACAACGAGCAGTTCGCAGGCTCCCGCGCCCTCGACCAGGGCTTCGCCGTCGTCGTCGTGCGGCCGGACTGGGTCCGAGTCTACGACGCCTCGGCACGGCCGGCAGTCGTCACCGAAGCGCGCTGGTGA
- a CDS encoding Gfo/Idh/MocA family oxidoreductase yields MTQADDAVQTRWAVLGPGAISRDFVVGLRASRHGVLHAVGSSSAERAGAFAAEHGAAASGTYDEILARDDVDAVYVGTVHTTHAELAIRALEAGKAVLCEKPASPTLDEVERILDTAGRMQRPFLEAFKTRFGPFADALRDLVTRGELGALQGVEGAFGFAAGAHEGRLFDPALAGGAILDVGCYPLALAIDLAAAAGEPIDAPDYRAFEAELVAGVDGTASAVIAFGGVTAAIATSVIEDLPDTGVLRFADAEVMLPNVWGSRTESPSRLIVRRGGEERVIEVPVVQPMAAEADALSLAIAEGRLDVPEMPWSHTRAAARVLTEWRAAALAG; encoded by the coding sequence ATGACTCAGGCGGACGACGCGGTGCAGACGAGATGGGCCGTGCTCGGCCCCGGGGCGATCAGCCGGGACTTCGTGGTGGGGCTGCGCGCCTCGCGGCACGGCGTGCTGCACGCGGTGGGCAGCTCGTCGGCGGAGCGGGCGGGGGCGTTCGCGGCGGAGCACGGGGCTGCGGCATCCGGAACATACGACGAGATCCTGGCCCGCGACGATGTCGACGCGGTCTACGTCGGAACCGTCCACACGACGCACGCCGAACTCGCGATCCGCGCGCTGGAGGCGGGTAAGGCCGTGCTGTGCGAGAAGCCCGCGAGCCCGACCCTCGACGAGGTCGAGCGCATCCTCGACACGGCCGGGCGGATGCAGCGGCCGTTCCTCGAGGCCTTCAAGACGCGGTTCGGGCCGTTCGCCGACGCCCTGCGCGACCTGGTGACACGCGGTGAGCTGGGCGCGCTGCAGGGCGTCGAGGGCGCCTTCGGCTTCGCGGCGGGCGCGCACGAAGGCCGCCTGTTCGACCCCGCGCTCGCGGGCGGCGCGATCCTCGACGTGGGGTGCTATCCGCTCGCGCTCGCGATCGACCTCGCCGCCGCTGCCGGCGAGCCGATCGATGCTCCGGACTACCGCGCCTTCGAGGCCGAGCTGGTGGCGGGCGTGGACGGCACGGCATCCGCGGTGATCGCGTTCGGCGGCGTCACCGCCGCGATCGCCACCTCGGTGATCGAGGACCTGCCCGACACCGGCGTCCTGCGGTTCGCAGATGCCGAGGTCATGCTCCCCAACGTCTGGGGCAGCAGGACCGAGAGCCCGTCGAGGCTCATCGTCCGGCGCGGCGGCGAGGAGCGGGTGATCGAGGTGCCGGTCGTGCAGCCGATGGCGGCCGAAGCCGACGCGCTGTCGCTGGCCATCGCCGAGGGCCGGCTCGACGTGCCGGAGATGCCCTGGTCGCACACGCGTGCGGCCGCGCGGGTGCTGACGGAGTGGCGCGCGGCGGCTCTCGCTGGCTGA